One Sphaerisporangium krabiense DNA segment encodes these proteins:
- a CDS encoding WD40 repeat domain-containing protein: MTNQKSPVRPGLANFEVFVDTCLRIAAENGIALPPGLGDPRAWDEAYRDLREQVDRHPRRAVPRPGPARPPTATAIVPGRTDAADDGRDTPAAPTSMTDVPDVPRPAEVADVPEAVRENGRIPRRRVLFVAGAALVAGAGLAIPAWSYGPWSEDAEPGPAKPGPAKPGAGSYRGTGTLLSLALAEEDPVWSVAVGVHKGELVALAGRADGTVQVWDPVNGKARSAPLTGHAKPVYSIAMRAPLAVSAGVDGTLRRWDLAAYPPASTRIGRGEPGGGVNGVALATVGGHTVAVSAGDDRTVRVWDPALPGRTGEILGGRLDTEVKSIAAGTAKGRPIAVSGGADGTVRLWDLTTRRPAGLLGGHDSTVGTVAIGTVNGGTVAVTGSEDGVVRVWDLSGAEPLGRMLGDRIHSAVKSVAIGTLDGATVVVAGSDDAAIRVFALGSGHPYGDGLTGPETAAESIAIGRLGDRTVVVSGHWDGTLWAWSL, translated from the coding sequence ATGACCAACCAGAAAAGCCCGGTTCGCCCTGGATTGGCGAATTTCGAGGTTTTTGTCGATACCTGTCTGCGTATCGCGGCGGAGAACGGCATCGCGCTCCCGCCCGGCCTCGGCGACCCGCGAGCCTGGGACGAGGCCTACCGCGACCTGCGCGAGCAGGTGGACCGCCATCCGCGCCGCGCCGTCCCCCGCCCTGGGCCCGCCCGCCCTCCCACGGCCACGGCCATCGTTCCCGGCCGCACCGACGCGGCGGACGACGGCCGCGATACGCCTGCCGCGCCCACCAGCATGACCGATGTGCCGGACGTGCCGCGTCCCGCGGAGGTGGCGGATGTGCCCGAGGCGGTGCGGGAGAACGGCCGGATCCCGCGCCGGCGCGTCCTCTTCGTCGCCGGCGCGGCGCTGGTGGCGGGCGCCGGCCTGGCCATCCCCGCCTGGTCGTACGGCCCCTGGTCCGAGGACGCCGAACCCGGTCCCGCCAAGCCCGGTCCCGCCAAGCCCGGCGCCGGTTCCTATCGTGGCACCGGCACGCTGCTCAGCCTGGCGCTCGCCGAGGAGGACCCGGTGTGGTCGGTCGCCGTCGGCGTCCACAAAGGCGAACTCGTGGCGCTCGCCGGCCGGGCCGACGGCACGGTGCAGGTCTGGGACCCGGTCAACGGCAAGGCCCGCAGCGCCCCCCTGACCGGACACGCCAAGCCCGTGTACTCGATCGCGATGCGCGCCCCTCTGGCGGTGTCGGCCGGCGTGGACGGCACGCTGCGACGCTGGGATCTCGCGGCCTACCCGCCGGCGAGCACCCGCATCGGCCGCGGCGAACCCGGCGGCGGAGTCAACGGCGTCGCCCTGGCCACCGTCGGCGGCCACACCGTGGCGGTGTCGGCCGGCGACGACCGGACGGTGCGCGTCTGGGACCCGGCGCTCCCTGGTCGCACCGGCGAGATCCTCGGCGGGAGACTCGACACCGAGGTCAAGAGCATCGCCGCCGGCACCGCCAAGGGCAGGCCGATCGCGGTGTCCGGCGGCGCGGACGGCACCGTGCGGCTCTGGGACCTGACCACCCGGCGTCCGGCCGGACTCCTCGGCGGCCATGACAGCACCGTGGGAACCGTGGCGATCGGCACGGTGAACGGCGGCACCGTCGCGGTGACCGGCAGCGAGGACGGAGTCGTCCGCGTGTGGGACCTGAGCGGAGCCGAGCCCCTGGGCAGGATGCTCGGCGACCGGATCCACAGCGCGGTGAAGTCCGTGGCCATCGGGACGCTGGACGGCGCGACCGTGGTCGTGGCGGGCAGCGACGACGCCGCCATCCGCGTGTTCGCCCTGGGCAGCGGCCACCCCTACGGCGACGGCCTGACCGGCCCGGAGACCGCCGCGGAATCCATCGCGATCGGCCGGCTCGGCGACAGGACCGTCGTCGTCTCCGGCCACTGGGACGGCACCCTCTGGGCCTGGTCCCTGTGA
- a CDS encoding LGFP repeat-containing protein, with amino-acid sequence MDPNIHQITHGRLDRRRGAVRRTMLAAACAAAAATTLITAPQTASASASGTRATAAVCRLAVEGYVEDRWLSLGGQGGPLGCPINQQYLMEGGGVRQHFQGGQIAWSPRQGDKMTVVATQWDGYLRFRWGSTAPFHYDYFVVSWYIPGTSYRGTSKMAGGTSGAFKMRRSTNRRYVFSVVGCDTRFLASDVCRQGYTTQVSTTGDG; translated from the coding sequence ATGGATCCGAACATCCACCAGATCACGCACGGCCGGCTCGACCGTCGGCGGGGGGCCGTGAGGCGGACGATGCTCGCCGCCGCCTGCGCGGCGGCCGCCGCCACGACGCTGATCACAGCGCCGCAGACGGCGTCGGCCTCGGCGTCCGGCACCCGGGCCACGGCGGCGGTCTGCCGCCTGGCCGTGGAGGGTTATGTCGAGGACCGCTGGCTGTCCTTGGGCGGCCAGGGCGGCCCCCTCGGCTGCCCGATCAACCAGCAGTACCTGATGGAGGGCGGAGGCGTCCGGCAGCACTTCCAGGGCGGCCAGATCGCGTGGTCGCCCCGGCAGGGCGACAAGATGACCGTCGTGGCCACCCAGTGGGACGGCTACCTGCGGTTCCGCTGGGGCTCCACCGCCCCGTTCCACTACGACTACTTCGTGGTCTCCTGGTACATCCCCGGCACGAGCTACCGGGGCACGTCCAAGATGGCGGGAGGCACCTCCGGCGCGTTCAAGATGCGCCGCAGCACCAACCGCCGGTACGTGTTCTCGGTCGTGGGCTGCGATACACGCTTCCTCGCCTCGGACGTGTGCCGCCAGGGCTACACCACCCAGGTCAGCACCACCGGCGACGGCTGA
- a CDS encoding nuclear transport factor 2 family protein, with protein MKNTDIVAAHYAASARGDLDGMLAPFAPGIRWTEAEGSLYAGTYVGTDAIVANVFAPIGEQFEGFTVEIGDLLDAGDHVVALGHYSGKHRGTGRALRARMVHVWRLEGGKVVAFEQIVDNAPFNAAVSG; from the coding sequence GTGAAGAACACCGACATCGTCGCCGCCCACTACGCCGCCTCCGCCCGGGGCGATCTCGACGGCATGCTGGCCCCGTTCGCGCCCGGCATCCGCTGGACCGAAGCCGAGGGATCGCTCTACGCGGGCACCTACGTGGGGACGGACGCGATCGTGGCGAACGTCTTCGCGCCGATCGGCGAGCAGTTCGAGGGGTTCACCGTCGAGATCGGCGACCTGCTCGACGCCGGTGACCACGTGGTCGCGCTTGGCCACTACTCGGGAAAGCACCGGGGAACGGGCCGCGCCCTCCGGGCGCGGATGGTGCACGTCTGGCGGTTGGAGGGCGGCAAGGTGGTGGCGTTCGAGCAGATCGTGGACAACGCGCCGTTCAACGCCGCCGTGTCGGGCTGA
- a CDS encoding AraC-like ligand-binding domain-containing protein: protein MTSTANDLAVSVASSFDEWQNLVSRSFVSLGVTRDGSRQFRGRIRRRVLSDVSLCEIAASSHTVRRTSTLISRDAAAFFKLSLQLSGTGLLIQDGREAVLAPGDLAIYDTSRPYTLTHDGDFRSLIVMFPRTLVDLPVDAVGRLTAVRMPGDTGLGRMISPFLVHLAQNLDQFSGGSGLRLAHNALDLVTTMFADELGTAHQTGNPNHTLVDRIRDYIDANLGDPDLCPAKVAAAHFISTRHLHNLFRAEGTTVATWIRSRRLERCRRDLLDPLHCHQSVAALAARWGFLDAAHFSRIFKAAFDLSPSAYRQRRAS from the coding sequence GTGACCTCAACCGCCAATGACCTCGCTGTCTCCGTCGCGTCGTCCTTCGATGAGTGGCAGAACCTCGTCTCTCGGTCCTTCGTCTCCCTCGGGGTGACCAGAGACGGCTCGCGGCAGTTCCGCGGCCGCATCCGCCGCCGCGTGCTCTCCGACGTGTCCCTGTGCGAGATCGCCGCGTCCAGCCACACCGTCCGTCGCACCTCGACGCTGATCAGCAGGGACGCCGCCGCGTTCTTCAAGCTGAGCCTGCAACTCTCCGGCACGGGCCTGCTGATCCAGGACGGCCGGGAGGCGGTGCTCGCTCCCGGCGACCTCGCGATCTACGACACGAGCCGGCCGTACACGCTCACCCACGACGGCGACTTCCGCTCGCTCATCGTGATGTTCCCGCGCACGCTGGTCGATCTGCCCGTCGACGCCGTGGGCCGCCTGACCGCCGTCCGGATGCCGGGCGACACCGGCCTCGGCCGGATGATCAGCCCCTTCCTGGTCCACCTGGCCCAGAACCTCGACCAGTTCTCCGGCGGCAGCGGGCTGCGACTGGCGCACAACGCCCTGGACCTGGTGACGACGATGTTCGCCGACGAGCTCGGCACCGCGCACCAGACGGGAAACCCGAACCACACGCTCGTCGACCGGATCCGCGACTACATCGACGCCAACCTCGGCGACCCGGACCTGTGTCCGGCCAAGGTGGCGGCGGCCCACTTCATCTCGACCCGGCACCTGCACAACCTGTTCCGGGCCGAGGGGACGACGGTCGCCACCTGGATCCGGTCGCGGCGGCTCGAGCGCTGCCGCCGCGACCTTCTCGATCCGCTGCACTGCCACCAGTCCGTCGCGGCGCTGGCGGCTCGGTGGGGTTTCCTGGACGCGGCCCACTTCAGCCGCATCTTCAAGGCGGCCTTCGACCTCTCGCCGAGCGCCTACCGGCAGCGCCGCGCGTCCTGA
- a CDS encoding aldehyde dehydrogenase family protein encodes MATNVYIDGTWVPASGGVIPTCDPATEELLEEVGFADASDVDAAVAAARRAFEDRQWRSMPPVQRARLLFDLADLIEAHAEELAVLETRDQGQPVGISRAVSVTGAAEHFRYYAGWVTKIEGATSPVSFPDTLHYTRREPVGVCALITPWNFPLMILAWKLAPALATGNTVIIKPAEQTPLTSIRLVQLAERVGFPPGVINLVTGDGSTGAALAEHPDVDKVSFTGSTEVGRSIVRASAGNLKRVTLELGGKAPSIIAADADIDAAVAGNIAGSVLNSGQVCAAYTRFYVDRKREDEFVAKLADGVSGMRLGPGLDESTQLGPLVSAEHLRSVEQLVATGPAEGAELVTGGRRAADKGWFFQPTVFAGVKDGMTIATKEIFGPVLSVLSYDDEDELAAVIARANQTEYGLAATVWTKDLTVANRVAEGIRAGAIFINMPSIPDMAAPWGGFKASGWGREMGSLAIDAYTEVKAVWCHYGS; translated from the coding sequence GTGGCGACCAACGTCTACATCGACGGGACATGGGTGCCGGCATCGGGCGGCGTCATCCCGACCTGTGACCCCGCGACGGAGGAATTACTGGAGGAGGTCGGGTTCGCCGACGCCTCCGACGTCGATGCCGCCGTCGCGGCCGCGCGGCGGGCTTTCGAGGACCGGCAGTGGCGGTCGATGCCGCCGGTCCAGCGCGCCCGTCTGCTGTTCGACCTCGCCGACCTCATCGAGGCGCACGCCGAGGAACTGGCCGTCCTGGAGACCCGGGACCAGGGCCAGCCGGTCGGCATCTCCCGCGCCGTGAGCGTCACCGGGGCCGCGGAGCACTTCCGTTACTACGCCGGCTGGGTGACCAAGATCGAGGGCGCCACCTCGCCGGTCTCCTTCCCGGACACGCTGCACTACACGCGCCGCGAGCCGGTCGGCGTGTGTGCGCTGATCACGCCGTGGAACTTCCCCCTCATGATCCTGGCGTGGAAGCTCGCCCCCGCGCTGGCCACGGGTAACACCGTGATCATCAAGCCGGCCGAGCAGACCCCGCTCACCTCCATCCGGCTGGTTCAGCTCGCCGAACGGGTGGGCTTCCCTCCCGGGGTGATCAACCTGGTCACCGGCGACGGCTCCACCGGGGCGGCGCTCGCCGAGCACCCGGACGTGGACAAGGTCTCGTTCACCGGCTCGACCGAGGTCGGCCGCTCGATCGTGCGGGCCAGCGCCGGCAACCTCAAGCGGGTGACGCTCGAACTCGGCGGCAAGGCTCCCTCGATCATCGCCGCCGACGCCGACATCGACGCCGCGGTCGCCGGGAACATCGCCGGCAGCGTGCTCAACAGCGGCCAGGTCTGCGCGGCGTACACCCGCTTCTACGTCGATCGCAAGCGTGAGGACGAGTTCGTCGCCAAGCTCGCCGACGGCGTGAGCGGCATGCGCCTCGGCCCCGGCCTGGACGAGTCCACCCAGCTCGGCCCGCTCGTCTCCGCGGAGCACCTGCGCTCGGTGGAGCAGTTGGTCGCCACGGGGCCGGCGGAGGGCGCGGAGCTCGTCACCGGCGGGCGGCGCGCGGCGGACAAGGGATGGTTCTTCCAGCCGACGGTCTTCGCCGGGGTGAAGGACGGGATGACGATCGCCACCAAGGAGATCTTCGGTCCGGTCTTGTCGGTGCTCTCCTACGACGACGAGGACGAGCTGGCCGCGGTGATCGCCCGGGCGAACCAGACCGAGTACGGCCTGGCGGCGACGGTCTGGACCAAGGACCTCACGGTGGCGAACCGGGTCGCCGAGGGCATCCGCGCGGGTGCGATCTTCATCAACATGCCGTCGATCCCCGACATGGCCGCCCCCTGGGGAGGGTTCAAGGCCAGCGGCTGGGGCCGGGAGATGGGGTCGCTCGCCATCGACGCCTACACCGAGGTCAAGGCCGTCTGGTGCCACTACGGAAGCTGA
- a CDS encoding ABC transporter substrate-binding protein — MLVAAATVACSPPEKTGAESAGGDSGQLSLGVVGGTKDMLYPYAPQQTISEEVLWQNTLDQLTMYAPDGSVKYALAESMTPNKKLDVWTVKLRPGVKLHSGKTFGADDVIFSVRSLLTEKGYPFAANLDFVDPDGQKKVDDLTVEFHLKRPFGPFAAAWAYSSFKMIGASSTKDKVDGTGPFTVKSFSPGAQAVLERYDAYWGTKPGFGTLNVRFFQDQTAITNALRGGQIDVAPSVPFSDAKTLEAGGVKVLKSDSMNVLSLDMRTDIAPFKDVRVREAMKLIVDREQIASNAFGGFAKPANDYNGVSSSCPAPDVAQRAQDIAKAKQLLAEAGQSDLKVELVTDGAFPGMMELAQLFAQQASEAGVTVTVRKMDVATLLNKWLEWPFIINITSSPMINAITDHLLPKGGNNAAHFDDPEFNKIAADLFASSDADQQCGDIQKLQKIQWERGGSIIAVTSQDLTPYTTRVRGLQPDVLGRSAYLYGGVSVG, encoded by the coding sequence ATGCTCGTCGCAGCCGCAACAGTCGCCTGCTCTCCGCCGGAGAAGACCGGGGCGGAATCGGCCGGTGGCGACTCGGGGCAGCTCAGCCTCGGAGTGGTCGGGGGCACGAAGGACATGCTCTATCCGTACGCGCCGCAGCAGACGATCTCCGAGGAGGTGCTCTGGCAGAACACCCTCGACCAGCTGACCATGTACGCCCCGGACGGCTCGGTGAAGTACGCCCTGGCCGAGTCCATGACGCCCAACAAGAAGCTGGACGTGTGGACCGTCAAGCTCCGGCCCGGCGTGAAGCTGCACAGCGGTAAGACGTTCGGCGCCGACGACGTCATCTTCAGCGTCAGGTCGCTGCTGACCGAGAAGGGCTATCCCTTCGCCGCGAACCTCGACTTCGTCGACCCGGACGGGCAGAAGAAGGTCGACGACCTGACCGTCGAGTTCCACCTGAAGCGCCCGTTCGGCCCGTTCGCCGCCGCGTGGGCCTACAGCTCCTTCAAGATGATCGGCGCGAGTTCCACCAAGGACAAGGTGGACGGCACCGGGCCGTTCACCGTGAAGAGCTTCTCTCCGGGGGCGCAGGCCGTTCTGGAACGGTACGACGCGTACTGGGGCACCAAGCCCGGGTTCGGCACGCTCAACGTGCGCTTCTTCCAGGACCAGACGGCGATCACCAACGCGCTGCGGGGCGGGCAGATCGACGTCGCGCCGTCCGTCCCCTTCTCCGACGCCAAGACCCTTGAGGCCGGCGGGGTCAAGGTGCTGAAGAGCGACAGCATGAACGTGCTGTCGCTGGACATGCGCACCGACATCGCGCCGTTCAAGGACGTCCGGGTCCGCGAGGCGATGAAGCTGATCGTCGACCGGGAGCAGATCGCCAGCAACGCGTTCGGTGGTTTCGCCAAGCCGGCCAACGACTACAACGGGGTGAGCAGCTCCTGTCCCGCGCCGGACGTGGCCCAGCGCGCCCAGGACATCGCCAAGGCCAAGCAGTTGCTGGCCGAGGCGGGGCAGAGCGACCTCAAGGTCGAGCTCGTGACCGACGGGGCGTTCCCCGGGATGATGGAGCTGGCCCAGTTGTTCGCCCAGCAGGCCAGCGAGGCCGGGGTCACCGTCACGGTGCGGAAGATGGACGTCGCGACGCTGCTGAACAAGTGGCTGGAGTGGCCGTTCATCATCAACATCACCAGCTCGCCCATGATCAACGCGATCACCGACCACCTGCTGCCCAAGGGCGGGAACAACGCGGCGCACTTCGACGACCCGGAGTTCAACAAGATCGCCGCCGACCTGTTCGCGAGCAGTGACGCCGACCAGCAGTGCGGCGACATCCAGAAGCTGCAGAAGATCCAGTGGGAGCGCGGCGGCAGCATCATCGCGGTCACCTCGCAGGACCTGACCCCCTACACCACCAGGGTGCGCGGCCTGCAGCCCGACGTGCTCGGCCGTTCGGCCTACCTCTACGGCGGCGTCTCGGTCGGGTGA
- a CDS encoding ABC transporter permease, giving the protein MVVQAVLMLFVVSTLVFFATQAMPGDVAKVMLGMSATPERVEALRHQLGLDRSLISQYWHWLSGVLHGDLGTSLTSGRPVSQLLGERLANSATLSVFAIVLILPLSLLVGILAAQFRDSVFDRTFLWTSMVANALADFVVGTLLVALFGTTVFHWFPPVSLIPAGDMPWWHPQALTLPVATLVIGGVMYLSRLIRVSFIDVLNSEYVEMARLKGLGPTRILLTHALPNALAPAVPAASLVAAFTVGGVVVVEYLFGYPGIGALLIDSITNRDLPVIQAVVLVIAAVYYFFNLLADLLHTGKSGERR; this is encoded by the coding sequence ATGGTCGTCCAGGCGGTCCTGATGCTGTTCGTGGTGTCGACCCTGGTCTTCTTCGCCACTCAGGCCATGCCGGGCGATGTCGCCAAGGTCATGCTCGGCATGTCCGCGACGCCGGAGCGGGTCGAGGCCCTCCGGCACCAGCTCGGCCTGGACCGTTCGCTCATCAGCCAGTACTGGCACTGGCTGAGCGGCGTGCTCCACGGAGACCTCGGCACCTCGCTGACGAGCGGACGGCCGGTCTCCCAGCTGCTCGGCGAGCGGCTGGCGAACTCCGCCACGCTGAGCGTGTTCGCGATCGTGCTGATCCTGCCCCTGTCGCTGCTGGTCGGCATCCTCGCCGCGCAGTTCAGGGACAGCGTCTTCGACCGCACGTTCCTCTGGACGTCGATGGTGGCCAACGCGCTCGCCGACTTCGTCGTCGGAACCCTGCTGGTCGCGCTGTTCGGCACCACCGTGTTCCACTGGTTCCCGCCGGTGTCGCTGATCCCGGCGGGGGACATGCCGTGGTGGCACCCGCAGGCGCTGACGCTGCCGGTGGCCACCTTGGTGATCGGCGGCGTGATGTACCTGTCCCGGCTGATCCGCGTCTCCTTCATCGACGTGCTCAACAGCGAGTACGTCGAGATGGCACGGCTCAAGGGGCTCGGCCCGACCCGGATCCTGCTCACCCACGCGCTCCCGAACGCGCTCGCCCCGGCCGTGCCCGCGGCGAGCCTGGTGGCGGCCTTCACCGTCGGCGGCGTGGTGGTGGTCGAGTACCTGTTCGGCTATCCGGGCATCGGGGCGTTGCTGATCGACTCGATCACCAACCGGGACCTTCCGGTCATCCAGGCCGTCGTGCTGGTGATCGCCGCCGTCTACTACTTCTTCAACCTACTGGCCGACCTGCTGCACACCGGCAAGAGCGGAGAGCGGAGGTGA
- a CDS encoding ABC transporter permease has protein sequence MSTVSETVDAVDLSPSTPDTSAPRRNRPGALRILRSGQVRLGCALVLLTMAFALIGPLLTPHDPAKSIALPYAVPGDGLPLGADQLGRDVLSRVLAGGFHLAWMAPTAAIAAVALGALVGIAAAFYGGMTDIVLMRIMDVLLAFPALLFTLLFVSVIGPKPWLLVVLTAVGMTPGVARVIRGAARPLNDREYVMWSRTAGIPSRTILLRCFLPNVSSPLLVELGMRLMWSIGILAAISFLGYGIQPPAADWGLMISENRTGLANMPWAVLAPVTCIVLFTIGGNLIAEGAARVIARTEGRG, from the coding sequence GTGAGCACCGTGTCGGAGACCGTGGACGCGGTCGACCTGAGTCCGAGCACCCCGGATACCTCCGCGCCACGGCGGAACCGGCCCGGCGCGCTGCGGATCCTTCGCTCGGGGCAGGTGCGGCTCGGATGCGCGCTCGTCCTGCTGACCATGGCGTTCGCCCTGATCGGGCCGCTGCTGACGCCGCACGACCCGGCCAAGAGCATCGCGCTGCCCTACGCGGTGCCGGGCGACGGGCTGCCACTCGGCGCGGACCAGCTGGGACGCGACGTGTTGTCCCGCGTGCTGGCCGGTGGCTTCCACCTGGCGTGGATGGCGCCGACGGCGGCGATCGCCGCGGTGGCCCTCGGCGCGCTGGTGGGCATCGCGGCCGCCTTCTACGGCGGTATGACCGACATCGTGCTGATGCGGATCATGGACGTGCTGCTCGCGTTCCCGGCCCTGCTGTTCACGCTGCTCTTCGTCTCCGTGATCGGCCCCAAGCCGTGGCTGCTGGTGGTGCTGACGGCGGTCGGCATGACGCCCGGCGTCGCGCGGGTGATCCGCGGCGCGGCGCGACCGCTCAACGACCGCGAGTACGTCATGTGGTCCCGTACCGCCGGGATCCCCTCCCGGACCATCCTGCTGCGCTGCTTCCTGCCCAACGTGTCCTCTCCCTTGCTGGTGGAGCTCGGGATGAGGCTGATGTGGTCGATCGGGATCCTCGCCGCGATCAGCTTCCTCGGCTACGGCATCCAGCCGCCGGCCGCGGACTGGGGCCTGATGATCAGCGAGAACCGCACCGGGCTGGCGAACATGCCGTGGGCCGTGCTGGCCCCGGTCACCTGCATCGTGTTGTTCACGATCGGCGGCAACCTGATCGCCGAGGGCGCCGCCCGGGTGATCGCTCGTACCGAGGGGCGTGGCTGA
- a CDS encoding dipeptide ABC transporter ATP-binding protein, whose translation MSAIEVRGLTIALRDGSPIVKDASFDLEPGQVLGVVGESGSGKSTMSLAMLGYARHGARITAGQVRVDGTDVLSLGPRALRRFRGNVVAYVPQDPATALNPALRIGVQLAEGLEGDAKEVDARIREVLAAVGLPSDDAFLHRRPRELSGGQQQRVALAMAVAPRPRLTVLDEPTTGLDVTTQARVLSLVARLCADNQMAAIYVSHDLAVIGEVADRVAVMYGGMIVEEGPTREVVARPAHPYTRALLAAVPSARERMRLTSIPGRAPGVHDRHPGCVFAPRCAFAVEECTTSVPSLIDLTPGHAARCIRAEEMPERPRQNAAAPASAVQDAAPGEAPLLRVRDLTAGYRDRQVLFDVSFDVVEGECLAVVGESGSGKTTMSRSLIGLQERWGGSVELGGTALAPTAGRRTQDQRRAMQYIFQNPYGSLNPRGTVGDSVAEPLRHFFGLGAKAARLRVAELLERVELPGHLASRYPAELSGGQRQRVAIARALACEPTVLICDEVTSALDVSVQAAIVELLRSLLHDGLGMVFVTHNLAVVRSLADSVIVLSGGHVVEHGDTGAVLTEPRHAYTQALLADTLEVSAAAG comes from the coding sequence ATGAGTGCGATCGAGGTCCGCGGCCTGACCATCGCGTTGCGCGACGGAAGCCCCATCGTCAAGGACGCCTCGTTCGACCTGGAACCGGGTCAGGTCCTCGGCGTCGTCGGCGAGTCGGGCTCGGGCAAGAGCACCATGTCGCTGGCGATGCTCGGCTACGCCCGGCACGGCGCCCGGATCACCGCCGGTCAGGTGCGGGTCGACGGGACCGACGTGCTCTCGCTCGGGCCGCGCGCGCTGCGCCGGTTCCGCGGCAACGTGGTGGCCTACGTCCCGCAGGATCCCGCGACGGCGCTGAACCCGGCGCTGCGGATCGGCGTCCAGCTGGCGGAGGGGCTCGAAGGGGACGCCAAGGAGGTCGACGCGCGGATCCGCGAGGTGCTCGCCGCGGTCGGGCTGCCGTCGGACGACGCCTTCCTGCACCGCCGCCCCCGCGAGTTGTCCGGCGGCCAGCAGCAGCGGGTGGCGCTGGCGATGGCGGTCGCGCCACGTCCACGGCTCACCGTGCTGGACGAGCCGACGACGGGCCTGGACGTCACCACCCAGGCGCGGGTGCTCTCCCTGGTGGCCCGGCTCTGCGCCGACAACCAGATGGCGGCCATCTACGTCTCCCACGACCTCGCCGTGATCGGGGAGGTCGCCGACCGGGTCGCCGTGATGTACGGCGGCATGATCGTGGAGGAGGGTCCCACCCGGGAGGTCGTGGCCCGGCCCGCGCACCCGTACACCCGGGCGCTGCTCGCCGCCGTGCCCTCGGCCCGGGAGCGGATGCGGCTCACGTCGATCCCCGGCCGCGCTCCCGGAGTCCACGACAGGCACCCTGGGTGCGTTTTCGCCCCGCGCTGCGCCTTCGCGGTGGAGGAGTGCACCACGAGCGTGCCGTCGCTGATCGACCTGACGCCGGGCCACGCGGCGCGGTGCATCCGCGCCGAAGAGATGCCCGAACGTCCACGTCAGAACGCCGCCGCCCCCGCCTCCGCGGTGCAGGACGCCGCGCCGGGCGAGGCCCCGCTGCTGCGGGTACGGGACCTGACCGCCGGCTACCGCGACCGTCAGGTGCTCTTCGACGTCTCCTTCGACGTGGTCGAGGGAGAGTGCCTGGCCGTCGTCGGCGAGTCCGGCAGCGGCAAGACGACCATGTCCCGCAGCCTGATCGGGCTGCAGGAACGCTGGGGCGGCTCGGTCGAGCTCGGCGGGACGGCCCTCGCGCCGACCGCCGGCCGGCGCACCCAGGACCAGCGCCGGGCCATGCAGTACATCTTCCAGAACCCGTACGGCTCGCTCAATCCGCGGGGCACGGTCGGGGACAGCGTGGCCGAGCCGCTACGGCACTTCTTCGGGCTCGGCGCCAAGGCGGCACGGCTGCGGGTGGCGGAGCTGCTGGAGCGGGTGGAGCTTCCCGGCCACCTGGCCTCCCGGTACCCCGCGGAGCTGTCCGGCGGGCAACGCCAGCGGGTCGCCATCGCCCGGGCCCTCGCCTGTGAGCCGACCGTGCTGATCTGCGACGAGGTCACCTCGGCGCTGGACGTGTCGGTGCAGGCGGCGATCGTCGAGTTGCTGCGGAGCCTGCTCCACGACGGGCTCGGCATGGTGTTCGTCACCCACAACCTCGCCGTGGTCCGCAGCCTCGCCGACAGCGTGATCGTGCTGAGCGGGGGGCACGTCGTCGAGCACGGCGACACCGGCGCGGTTCTCACCGAACCGCGGCACGCCTACACCCAGGCCCTGCTCGCGGACACCCTGGAGGTGTCCGCGGCCGCCGGTTGA